The proteins below come from a single Bryobacter aggregatus MPL3 genomic window:
- a CDS encoding PQQ-binding-like beta-propeller repeat protein: protein MARFVGSLILFCCVAWAQRIDPSNVEKLQVAWRYAHGENGPDTGAARRTSFSATPVLADGKLILVTPKGSAIALDAKSGREVWKVPRNGETRRNWGAAHAKGRVFYGTPDGKLICLLAKNGEKLWEIDLRAGLYAGHLSQNMPPAIFGDLVITGGEVPEATPQGPEGMIRAWRQSDGSPVWEFHTVPRDGEPGAETWAPGSRKNRTGVNVWGQCAVDEVAGALYCPTGSPSYDFYGADRKGAGLYANSVVALDGKTGKLRWHRQLVHHDLWDYDLPAKPVLFEVKQNGKTIPALAQITKMSLVWILDRRTGEPIFGFEERAVPQSTMPGEESWPTQPFPLKPAPLSRTALASGDLNTLTPEWEQECRALYEQVGRSGLFTPWEKDRYTLIFPGLLGGGTWSGGSFDAARRLLFVNSNDIGYIGKLTERDGRWMLSTPPGQARFTTKNLVPCTVPPWNTLNAIDVDTGEVRWRVPLGELPEAKKKGFDHTGAYGLGGSLALPSGVLLIGGSADSTFRAFDAASGKTLWEQPMKASVYATPMSFVTKEGREFVVVAAGGGSFFAGPMGDELVAFTLPETTKRELPSRGR, encoded by the coding sequence ATGGCCCGCTTTGTCGGCTCGTTGATTTTGTTTTGCTGCGTTGCCTGGGCGCAGAGAATCGATCCTTCCAATGTGGAGAAGCTTCAGGTTGCCTGGCGTTATGCCCATGGTGAGAATGGCCCTGACACTGGTGCGGCGCGCCGCACCAGTTTCTCAGCGACCCCGGTGCTGGCCGATGGCAAACTGATCCTGGTGACGCCGAAAGGTTCGGCGATCGCGCTTGATGCGAAGAGCGGACGTGAAGTTTGGAAGGTGCCTCGCAATGGAGAAACCCGCCGGAACTGGGGGGCGGCGCATGCGAAGGGGCGCGTCTTTTATGGCACTCCTGATGGCAAGCTGATCTGTCTGCTGGCAAAGAATGGCGAGAAGCTCTGGGAGATCGATTTGCGTGCGGGCTTGTACGCAGGACACCTGTCGCAGAATATGCCGCCAGCGATCTTTGGCGATCTGGTGATTACGGGCGGGGAAGTGCCGGAGGCTACGCCGCAAGGTCCGGAAGGGATGATCCGCGCCTGGCGTCAGAGTGATGGCAGTCCAGTCTGGGAGTTCCATACGGTCCCTCGTGACGGGGAGCCGGGGGCAGAAACCTGGGCTCCGGGTTCTCGTAAGAATCGGACTGGCGTCAATGTGTGGGGCCAGTGCGCTGTCGATGAAGTTGCTGGTGCGCTGTACTGCCCCACAGGGAGCCCGAGTTACGATTTCTACGGTGCAGACCGCAAGGGCGCGGGACTCTATGCCAACAGCGTGGTGGCTCTCGATGGCAAGACCGGGAAGCTGCGTTGGCACCGGCAACTGGTGCATCACGATCTATGGGACTATGATTTGCCTGCCAAGCCTGTGCTCTTCGAGGTGAAGCAGAATGGGAAGACGATTCCAGCCTTGGCCCAGATCACGAAGATGAGTCTGGTTTGGATTCTTGATCGCCGTACGGGCGAGCCGATCTTTGGGTTTGAAGAACGAGCAGTTCCGCAGAGTACGATGCCAGGGGAAGAGTCTTGGCCCACGCAGCCTTTTCCCTTGAAGCCTGCCCCACTCTCACGAACGGCGCTTGCGTCAGGAGATCTGAATACGTTGACGCCGGAATGGGAGCAGGAGTGCCGCGCGCTCTATGAACAGGTGGGGCGGTCCGGGCTGTTCACTCCTTGGGAGAAAGATCGGTACACGCTCATTTTTCCCGGACTTCTGGGAGGTGGCACCTGGAGTGGTGGCTCTTTTGATGCTGCGCGCCGGCTGCTTTTTGTCAACAGCAATGACATCGGATATATTGGCAAGCTGACCGAGCGGGACGGGCGTTGGATGCTCTCCACTCCTCCAGGACAGGCTCGTTTTACGACCAAGAATCTTGTGCCCTGTACGGTGCCGCCATGGAACACGTTAAACGCGATCGATGTGGATACAGGCGAGGTGCGTTGGAGGGTGCCACTGGGCGAGTTGCCGGAAGCAAAGAAGAAAGGTTTCGATCACACGGGTGCTTACGGCCTGGGGGGTTCTCTGGCATTGCCTTCAGGCGTGCTCTTGATTGGAGGGAGCGCGGATTCTACCTTTCGGGCCTTTGATGCTGCGAGTGGCAAGACGCTTTGGGAACAGCCAATGAAGGCAAGTGTTTATGCGACGCCGATGTCGTTTGTCACAAAGGAGGGCCGGGAGTTTGTGGTGGTTGCGGCAGGAGGGGGAAGCTTTTTTGCCGGTCCGATGGGGGATGAACTGGTGGCCTTTACGCTTCCTGAGACAACAAAGAGAGAGTTGCCAAGTCGCGGACGTTAG
- a CDS encoding IS5 family transposase (programmed frameshift) produces the protein MRGRWDLKDDQWEVVEPVLRPQRRADQRGRPWHDTRCVLNGVLWVLGSGPQWRELPERYPPYQTCHRRFQQWVRSGKLEETLRVLARYLHERGQLNPEEAFVDATFASAKKGAFAVGPTRRGKGTKIIALAAGDSLPLAVAVDSASPAECQLVEDVLAGSFLDEMPRRLIGDKTYDSDKLDEKLAEEYGIEMIAPNRRNRGKTQDGRPLRRYRRRWRVERLFAWLHHFRRLVTRWEYHVENFLGFVRLGCLQILLRRL, from the exons ATGCGTGGACGATGGGACTTAAAGGACGACCAATGGGAAGTCGTGGAGCCGGTGTTGCGTCCGCAGCGCCGAGCGGATCAGCGTGGCAGGCCGTGGCACGATACTCGATGCGTATTGAACGGGGTGCTGTGGGTTTTAGGGAGTGGGCCGCAGTGGCGTGAACTACCAGAAAGATATCCGCCATACCAGACCTGTCACCGACGTTTTCAACAGTGGGTGCGCAGCGGAAAGCTGGAAGAGACGCTGAGAGTGTTGGCCCGCTACTTACATGAGCGAGGCCAGTTGAATCCGGAAGAAGCGTTCGTTGATGCCACATTCGCGAGCGCAAAAAAGGGGGCCT TCGCCGTTGGCCCCACCCGTCGCGGCAAGGGCACGAAGATCATCGCTCTCGCCGCTGGTGACAGTCTTCCTCTCGCCGTTGCTGTCGACAGCGCTTCGCCGGCCGAGTGTCAGCTTGTGGAAGACGTTCTGGCCGGAAGCTTCCTCGATGAAATGCCCAGGCGACTCATCGGAGACAAAACTTACGACTCGGATAAGCTCGACGAAAAGCTTGCCGAAGAGTACGGCATCGAGATGATCGCGCCGAACCGGCGCAACCGGGGCAAGACTCAGGATGGACGGCCATTGCGCCGTTACCGCCGCCGCTGGCGCGTCGAGCGACTCTTTGCCTGGCTTCATCACTTTCGACGCCTGGTCACTCGTTGGGAATACCACGTCGAAAACTTCCTCGGATTCGTTCGCCTCGGTTGCTTACAAATCTTACTCAGACGTTTATGA
- a CDS encoding IS630 family transposase has protein sequence MEAKRGRPKKQELVVTEQQREELERLVRQPRKSRATAFRARIILECDGGLSNAAVAAKLRTTGFTVGFWRNRFIVGGISTLGDEPRPGAPREIGDDKIEQVVRLTLEKAPKGATHWSSRMLATRTGLSQSTISRIWRAFGLKPHRSETFQLSNDPLLVDKVRDIIGLYLSPPHHALVLCVDEKSQIQALSRNQPVLPLRSGQLERRTHDYQRHGVTSLFAALDIATGRVLGKCYRRHRSVEFLDFLKKIDAAAPADLDVHLVLDNYGTHKTAKVRQWLQKRPRYHLHFTPTHASWLNQVERWFALLTQRQIKRGSHRSVSELEDAIRKFIAVHNEQPKPFLWTKSASQILESIARFASTTLAAHQPNTSARNQ, from the coding sequence ATGGAAGCGAAGCGAGGACGACCCAAGAAGCAGGAGTTGGTGGTAACCGAGCAGCAACGGGAAGAGTTGGAACGGTTGGTGCGGCAGCCAAGAAAGTCCCGAGCAACAGCGTTTCGGGCACGAATCATCCTGGAATGCGACGGCGGATTGAGTAACGCCGCAGTTGCGGCGAAGCTGAGGACAACTGGGTTTACTGTTGGATTCTGGCGTAATCGTTTCATTGTGGGCGGGATCTCAACTTTGGGAGATGAGCCTCGGCCCGGGGCGCCACGAGAAATCGGCGACGACAAGATTGAGCAGGTCGTCCGGCTCACACTGGAGAAGGCCCCCAAGGGAGCAACCCATTGGTCCAGCCGAATGCTGGCGACGAGAACAGGACTGAGTCAATCCACCATCAGCCGCATCTGGCGTGCCTTTGGTCTGAAGCCACATCGAAGCGAAACCTTCCAGTTGTCGAACGATCCGTTGCTGGTTGACAAAGTGCGGGACATTATTGGGCTCTATCTGTCGCCCCCGCATCATGCGTTGGTGCTGTGCGTGGATGAGAAAAGTCAGATCCAGGCGCTAAGCCGGAACCAACCCGTGTTGCCGCTACGAAGCGGTCAACTTGAGCGCCGCACGCACGACTATCAACGACATGGAGTGACCAGTCTGTTTGCGGCTCTGGATATCGCCACCGGCCGGGTATTGGGCAAATGCTATCGCCGTCATCGCTCTGTAGAGTTCCTCGATTTCTTGAAAAAAATCGATGCGGCCGCCCCTGCCGACCTGGATGTCCATCTGGTGCTGGATAACTACGGAACGCACAAGACCGCCAAGGTTCGACAGTGGCTCCAAAAGAGGCCCCGGTATCATCTGCACTTTACTCCCACACATGCCTCTTGGTTGAACCAAGTCGAACGCTGGTTTGCGTTGTTGACACAACGGCAAATCAAGCGTGGCTCTCATCGAAGCGTCTCGGAACTAGAGGACGCTATTCGGAAGTTCATTGCCGTGCACAACGAGCAACCCAAACCATTCCTCTGGACCAAATCTGCCTCTCAAATTCTTGAGTCCATCGCCCGCTTTGCTTCAACCACCCTTGCCGCCCATCAACCGAACACTTCTGCTAGAAATCAATGA
- the tnpB gene encoding IS66 family insertion sequence element accessory protein TnpB (TnpB, as the term is used for proteins encoded by IS66 family insertion elements, is considered an accessory protein, since TnpC, encoded by a neighboring gene, is a DDE family transposase.), translating into MQIWIVAGRTDMRRNFTGLSAIVQQALSGDPFSGQAFAFCGHRGDLIKVAKEAKLFRPTALGTLVS; encoded by the coding sequence GTGCAGATTTGGATCGTGGCGGGGCGAACCGATATGCGCCGCAACTTCACCGGGCTGAGCGCAATAGTGCAACAGGCACTGAGCGGCGATCCATTCTCGGGGCAGGCCTTTGCGTTCTGCGGGCATCGTGGAGATCTGATCAAAGTAGCAAAGGAAGCAAAACTCTTCCGCCCCACAGCCTTGGGAACACTAGTCTCCTGA
- a CDS encoding ABC transporter permease, whose translation MWFFNQLIRLYPSGFRAEYGSALHQQFADEWMDAPSAFSRLRLLLQSLWEFLLLWPQIMGSEFLQDTRYCWRTWRKAMGVTLLAILSLSLAIGVSTGIFSILSATLYRSLPFAHAEELVELNIFFGPLFKGQTAFEAWAGSTSYLSGATAVNVSKLNLSGNSQSLRIPVVEVSPNFFDLLGTPIYRGRNFTHEEGVSGKGDVAILSHALFEQAYGGDLRILGQKIRINNFPLTVIGIAPPRFDYPDQAGLWTPTAFDWNRIPKQSPDNIKIIGRMKPHLSFPTAVRAFELDAAANGKPFSSAPEWKARLVSLREQLAGPIAKSVWVLFVGITSVLLIACANMANLLLTRYAARQREFQIRSSLGAGIARISQQILTECILLSLISGLLSLGIAHLTVQLGFLYFPPNFRFQHYEVFDSQVLLFAFLLSLLSGLAFGFTPVLLRRGAWAMRANSIRHALLALQFGLTVVLLASSLSIGEALIRLHNTDLGLTTKNISTATISLAGTRYEGKQQSIDYISKALAQVRAFPQFHSAAAIDYFPIATKTFSAANYKLRTTPQEQMLITLSASPDFFQTVGTPFLAGRDFTAHDTLNSEPVVIVNESYAKLDGGARAVLGQKLRPTDKDEKPATIIGVTRDIQFDGAEGGVMPALFRPMAQAPPNFFTIAIHHKSGNAPLHQLAAALQSLSPDVPVYDVLPLEQRVQRTLAKPNLYTIVLAFFGGFSLLLTLLNCYSICANAMAQRTREIAIRLAVGAQSRQVRAMILAQMLPAILLGLSAGFLLIPTTATLLTKLIETIQPATWNLRLLPLASLFCVAILAIWLKTRQVLRLDPAEALRSE comes from the coding sequence ATGTGGTTCTTTAACCAGCTCATCCGTCTCTACCCTTCAGGCTTCCGCGCTGAGTACGGAAGCGCTCTGCACCAGCAGTTCGCCGACGAATGGATGGACGCCCCTTCGGCCTTCTCACGACTCCGCCTGCTCCTCCAGAGCCTCTGGGAGTTCCTCTTACTCTGGCCGCAAATCATGGGCAGCGAGTTCCTGCAAGACACCCGCTACTGCTGGCGTACCTGGCGCAAAGCTATGGGCGTCACGCTCCTCGCGATCCTGTCGCTCTCCCTGGCCATCGGAGTCTCCACCGGAATCTTCAGCATCCTCAGCGCGACGCTCTACCGTTCTCTGCCCTTCGCCCACGCCGAAGAGCTCGTGGAACTGAACATCTTCTTCGGACCACTGTTTAAAGGGCAAACAGCCTTTGAAGCATGGGCAGGCTCTACGTCCTATCTCTCAGGAGCCACCGCGGTCAACGTTTCCAAGCTCAATCTGTCGGGGAACTCCCAATCCCTACGCATCCCCGTGGTGGAAGTATCCCCAAACTTCTTCGACCTGCTGGGAACGCCCATTTACCGGGGACGAAACTTCACCCACGAAGAAGGCGTGAGTGGAAAGGGCGATGTCGCCATTCTCTCCCATGCCTTGTTCGAACAGGCCTACGGAGGCGACCTGCGCATCCTGGGTCAGAAGATCCGGATCAATAATTTCCCGCTCACCGTCATTGGAATCGCACCCCCTAGATTCGACTACCCGGATCAAGCTGGCCTTTGGACGCCCACAGCATTCGACTGGAACAGGATCCCGAAGCAGAGCCCCGACAACATCAAGATCATCGGACGGATGAAGCCCCATCTCTCCTTCCCCACTGCGGTGCGCGCCTTCGAACTCGATGCCGCGGCCAATGGCAAACCCTTCTCCTCCGCCCCGGAGTGGAAAGCCCGTCTCGTCTCTTTGCGCGAACAGCTTGCCGGCCCAATCGCAAAATCCGTCTGGGTTCTCTTTGTCGGCATCACTTCCGTCCTCCTGATCGCCTGTGCGAATATGGCGAACCTCTTGCTCACGCGCTATGCGGCACGCCAGCGCGAGTTCCAGATTCGCAGCTCCCTCGGAGCTGGAATCGCCCGCATCAGTCAACAAATCCTGACGGAATGCATCTTGCTCTCGCTGATCTCCGGACTCCTCAGCCTCGGAATCGCCCACCTAACAGTCCAGCTCGGCTTTCTGTACTTCCCGCCGAACTTCCGCTTCCAGCACTATGAAGTCTTCGATTCCCAGGTACTCCTTTTCGCGTTCCTACTCTCCCTGCTCTCGGGTCTCGCCTTTGGCTTCACGCCAGTGCTTTTGCGACGAGGCGCTTGGGCGATGCGAGCAAATTCCATCCGCCACGCGCTCCTCGCGTTGCAGTTCGGACTCACGGTCGTTCTGCTGGCAAGTTCGCTCAGCATCGGTGAAGCGCTCATCCGGCTCCACAATACCGATCTCGGCTTGACGACCAAGAACATCAGTACGGCAACCATCTCGCTCGCCGGCACACGCTACGAGGGCAAACAGCAAAGCATCGACTACATCAGCAAGGCGCTCGCGCAAGTCCGCGCCTTCCCACAGTTCCACTCGGCAGCTGCCATCGACTACTTCCCCATCGCCACCAAAACCTTCTCTGCCGCAAACTACAAACTGCGAACGACACCACAGGAGCAGATGTTGATTACGCTGAGCGCCAGTCCGGACTTCTTTCAAACCGTTGGCACGCCCTTCCTGGCAGGCCGCGACTTTACGGCTCACGATACCCTCAACTCCGAGCCCGTCGTGATCGTCAATGAGTCCTACGCGAAGCTGGATGGTGGAGCGCGCGCGGTGCTCGGTCAAAAGCTGCGCCCGACGGACAAAGACGAGAAGCCCGCAACGATCATCGGGGTAACTCGAGACATTCAGTTTGATGGCGCTGAAGGCGGAGTCATGCCCGCGCTCTTCCGGCCCATGGCGCAAGCGCCCCCCAATTTCTTCACCATTGCCATACACCACAAAAGTGGGAATGCACCCCTTCACCAACTGGCAGCAGCCCTGCAGAGCCTTTCACCCGACGTACCCGTCTACGATGTCCTGCCGCTTGAGCAGCGAGTCCAAAGGACTCTGGCCAAACCAAATCTCTACACCATCGTGCTCGCCTTCTTTGGTGGATTTTCGCTCCTGCTCACGCTCCTCAACTGCTATAGCATCTGTGCAAATGCAATGGCACAGCGCACGCGCGAAATCGCGATTCGACTCGCTGTCGGAGCACAATCCCGGCAGGTGCGCGCCATGATCTTAGCTCAGATGCTCCCGGCAATCCTACTCGGGTTGAGTGCGGGTTTTCTGCTGATCCCTACCACCGCTACCCTGCTGACAAAGCTGATCGAAACGATCCAGCCCGCAACTTGGAACCTCCGGCTCCTTCCGCTGGCTTCGCTCTTCTGCGTCGCAATCCTGGCGATCTGGCTTAAAACTCGCCAAGTCCTCCGACTCGATCCCGCTGAGGCATTGCGCTCCGAATAA
- a CDS encoding PadR family transcriptional regulator, protein MPKQEDSKVEDLLPLPPLSFHLLLSLLEGERHGYALKREILARTHKKLNPGPSLLYGHINRLLEQGLIEESEERPDPHLDDQRRRYYRITPLGRDCTRAEALRMQELVRLAGAHVVL, encoded by the coding sequence ATGCCGAAACAGGAAGACTCGAAAGTCGAAGACCTTCTTCCCCTGCCTCCGCTCAGTTTCCACTTGCTGCTCTCCCTACTCGAGGGAGAGCGTCACGGCTACGCACTCAAACGCGAAATCCTCGCCCGCACGCACAAGAAGTTGAACCCTGGCCCGAGTCTCCTCTACGGCCACATCAATCGGCTCCTCGAGCAAGGTCTCATCGAAGAATCTGAGGAACGCCCAGATCCGCATCTCGACGACCAGCGCCGCCGCTACTACCGCATCACTCCACTGGGCCGGGACTGCACCCGCGCCGAAGCGCTCCGCATGCAGGAACTCGTACGGCTGGCAGGTGCGCATGTGGTTCTTTAA
- a CDS encoding collagen-like protein produces MSATFLLSLAFLTPVAFGQRGSSHAIPLENWSVEKQNRDFLNAAIPAPPDGASPALVFIAIPPCRVLDTRAEGGSGKTGDFGPPSLIANESRIIAVAATNCGVPAAAAYSMNFVSVTPVGKTVGWVAAWQDNRPWPGTVVLNAPLGGIIGNAAIVPASPEGRIQVLSTDPTDLVIDMNGYFVQASMIEVAQGPAGPTGPTGPQGPAGPQGPQGPVGPASTMPGLVGPPGPAGPAGAVGIPGPTGPAGPSGVQGPPGPQGPIGYTGQPGLMGSPGPVGPTGATGQAGGIRSFADFYALMTPDNAAPVPVGGDVSFPQDGPTSLTSISRAGLSSFKLASAGIYQVQFQVSISEPGQLVLTINGEDLPYTVVGRASGSSQLVGVALIETKTINAILTVRNPVSNASSLTLAPMAGGVRSVSAHLVITQLQ; encoded by the coding sequence ATGTCCGCAACTTTCCTTTTGTCTTTGGCGTTTCTGACGCCTGTTGCTTTTGGGCAACGCGGTTCCTCTCATGCGATTCCGCTGGAGAACTGGTCTGTGGAGAAGCAGAACCGGGATTTTTTGAATGCGGCGATTCCTGCTCCTCCCGATGGGGCTTCGCCCGCACTGGTCTTTATTGCAATTCCGCCCTGCCGCGTGCTGGATACGCGTGCGGAAGGCGGGTCGGGAAAGACGGGTGACTTTGGGCCGCCTTCTCTCATCGCGAACGAATCACGAATCATTGCAGTGGCGGCCACGAATTGCGGAGTGCCTGCGGCGGCCGCGTACTCGATGAACTTTGTGTCTGTGACACCGGTGGGCAAGACGGTGGGTTGGGTGGCGGCTTGGCAGGATAACCGGCCCTGGCCGGGAACGGTTGTGCTCAATGCTCCTCTTGGCGGAATCATTGGGAATGCGGCGATTGTCCCCGCGAGCCCCGAGGGGCGGATCCAGGTGTTGTCGACGGATCCGACCGATCTTGTCATCGATATGAATGGCTACTTTGTCCAGGCATCCATGATTGAAGTGGCTCAGGGCCCCGCGGGTCCAACCGGGCCAACCGGTCCCCAGGGCCCTGCAGGGCCACAGGGACCCCAAGGACCTGTTGGACCCGCTTCGACAATGCCTGGTCTTGTGGGACCTCCGGGGCCGGCAGGACCCGCAGGCGCGGTTGGGATTCCTGGGCCGACGGGGCCAGCAGGACCTTCCGGCGTGCAGGGGCCTCCTGGACCTCAGGGACCGATTGGATACACGGGCCAGCCGGGACTGATGGGGTCGCCAGGGCCTGTGGGACCCACCGGTGCAACCGGGCAGGCGGGCGGCATTCGTTCATTCGCTGACTTTTATGCCTTGATGACGCCAGACAACGCTGCCCCGGTGCCGGTTGGCGGCGACGTGAGTTTTCCCCAGGATGGACCAACGTCTTTGACCAGCATTTCACGGGCGGGACTTTCCAGCTTCAAGCTGGCGTCAGCCGGAATTTACCAAGTGCAATTTCAGGTCAGCATCAGTGAACCGGGACAGTTGGTGCTCACGATCAATGGCGAGGACCTTCCCTACACGGTGGTGGGACGGGCGAGCGGATCGAGTCAACTGGTTGGTGTGGCGCTGATCGAAACCAAGACGATCAACGCCATTCTGACGGTGCGGAACCCGGTTTCCAACGCTAGTTCTCTGACCCTGGCGCCGATGGCGGGTGGTGTACGGAGCGTCTCTGCGCATCTGGTGATCACTCAGCTGCAATAG
- the sucB gene encoding 2-oxoglutarate dehydrogenase, E2 component, dihydrolipoamide succinyltransferase produces MPDVVMPQMGESIVEGTLTRWLKKPGDKVERDEPLFEISTDKVDTEIPSPAAGILTEVLVQEGATVAINTLVARIGEAGGAAAPAPAAAAPAPPPPAPPAPAPTPAPAPAPAPAPPPPPPAAPAPAPAIEADSVNGPLSPLVRKMAREYNIDLAQVPGSGAGGRITKQDIESYIQNQANKTLASAAAPAAPAAPSAPSAAVPPPAAATPSKTRVEPMGIMRKKIAEHMIKSQAISAHVTTVHKVDMTKIAKLRAKHKDEFQARYGFGLTFLPFIARAAVEALRAFPLLNASIEGDNIIFHNETNLGIAVALDGGLGLIVPVIKHADELNIVGLQRSIVDLANRARGKQLKPDEISGGTFALTNFGSFGSVFATPVINQPNVAILGIGTIEKVPVVIDDMIAIRSQAHLALSFDHRLIDGALADQFCQKIKSILENFSEQVL; encoded by the coding sequence TCCACCGACAAGGTCGACACTGAGATTCCTTCGCCCGCCGCCGGCATTCTCACGGAGGTCCTGGTGCAGGAAGGCGCAACCGTCGCCATCAATACTCTGGTCGCCCGCATTGGTGAGGCAGGCGGCGCAGCCGCTCCGGCTCCTGCGGCAGCAGCACCGGCTCCCCCGCCCCCAGCTCCGCCTGCTCCCGCCCCCACTCCTGCACCGGCTCCTGCTCCTGCACCGGCTCCGCCGCCCCCACCGCCTGCCGCTCCGGCGCCAGCCCCCGCCATCGAAGCGGACTCCGTAAACGGCCCCTTGTCACCGCTGGTCCGCAAGATGGCTCGCGAGTACAACATTGATCTGGCCCAGGTCCCCGGCTCTGGCGCAGGTGGCCGCATCACCAAGCAGGACATCGAATCCTACATCCAGAACCAGGCAAACAAAACTCTCGCCAGTGCAGCGGCTCCGGCAGCTCCCGCCGCCCCGTCTGCCCCCAGCGCCGCAGTTCCGCCGCCTGCGGCAGCAACTCCGTCCAAGACCCGCGTCGAGCCGATGGGCATCATGCGCAAGAAGATTGCCGAGCACATGATCAAGTCCCAGGCCATCTCCGCACATGTCACCACCGTACACAAGGTCGACATGACCAAGATCGCCAAGCTCCGCGCCAAGCATAAAGATGAGTTCCAGGCCCGCTACGGCTTCGGCCTCACCTTCCTGCCCTTCATCGCCCGCGCCGCAGTGGAGGCCTTGCGTGCCTTCCCGCTGTTGAACGCATCGATCGAAGGCGACAACATCATCTTCCACAACGAGACCAACCTCGGCATCGCAGTCGCTCTCGACGGCGGCCTCGGTCTGATCGTTCCGGTGATCAAGCACGCAGACGAACTGAACATCGTCGGCCTGCAACGCTCCATTGTCGACCTGGCCAACCGCGCCCGCGGCAAGCAGTTGAAGCCCGACGAAATCTCCGGCGGCACCTTCGCGCTCACCAACTTCGGCAGCTTCGGCAGTGTCTTTGCGACGCCTGTCATCAACCAGCCGAACGTTGCCATCCTCGGCATCGGCACCATCGAGAAGGTTCCGGTGGTGATCGACGACATGATCGCAATCCGCAGCCAGGCGCACCTCGCGCTCAGCTTCGACCATCGTCTGATCGACGGCGCGCTCGCCGACCAGTTCTGCCAGAAGATCAAGTCGATCCTCGAGAACTTCAGCGAACAGGTTCTCTAA